The Toxoplasma gondii ME49 chromosome XII, whole genome shotgun sequence genome includes a region encoding these proteins:
- a CDS encoding hypothetical protein (encoded by transcript TGME49_300090), whose translation MVGGGHTISSRPHVESLLASEFRGDLKRPELQRRSRRLSVTAVKLFGDCIEMFADNEDPSRPLRPGDSAAGGLPEDHKPAVIPARENKIRAPRKSFKTPGCMGSEFLHKALRSRFITKTQTKKGPNVTDLGGSAKTRPMFRPPVGCSQEVPQIAKPENGRQYHSRLSLISLVWNSGSAAKAPFVASIPRLRAALHRTDRREACAFVQLPLSVQFCEWVSRRARLKCFATQTHTFRSEIISKECRLPLVREPRRLFLSCMSCPARLLAG comes from the coding sequence ATGGTAGGTGGCGGCCACACGATTTCGTCGCGGCCACACGTTGAGTCGTTGCTTGCATCGGAATTTAGGGGCGACCTGAAAAGACCGGAGTtacagaggagaagcaggcgactCTCTGTCACGGCAGTGAAGCTCTTTGGCGACTGTATTGAAATGTTTGCGGATAATGAGGACCCCAGTCGCCCTCTTAGGCCAGGTGACTCGGCCGCCGGCGGCCTTCCCGAGGACCACAAACCCGCGGTTATCCCGGCTCGTGAGAACAAGATACGCGCACCGCGGAAAAGTTTCAAAACTCCTGGCTGTATGGGTTCCGAATTTCTCCACAAGGCGCTTCGTTCGCGCTTCATaacaaagacacaaacgAAAAAGGGTCCCAACGTAACCGATTTGGGGGGAAGCGCGAAAACGCGGCCGATGTTCCGTCCTCCTGTTGGATGCTCTCAAGAGGTCCCTCAAATAGCCAAGCCAGAAAACGGCAGACAGTATCATTCGCGCCTGAGCTTGATCAGCCTCGTCTGGAATTCGGGCAGTGCCGCAAAAGCTCCGTTCGTGGCATCAATCCCACGACTCCGGGCAGCCTTGCATAGGACCGACAGACGAGAGGCTTGCGCTTTTGTTCAACTCCCCCTTTCTGTACAGTTCTGCGAGTGGGTTAGTCGACGTGCTCGTCTCAAATGTTTCgcgacacagacacacacttTTAGAAGCGAAATCATAAGCAAGGAatgccgccttcctcttgtGAGAGAGCCAAGGAGgctcttcttgtcttgtATGTCTTGTCCGGCAAGACTGCTAGCTGGCTAG